A section of the Bacillus pumilus genome encodes:
- a CDS encoding DUF6470 family protein, with protein sequence MQIPRLLMQQTYAKLQMSTTPSRQEVEQPRADLEIQQPKAVMNIKRTPSKLTIDQTEAFADMDIKSIFRRSEEWAAEGKRAVGEGMGRRAEEGSELIKIENGGNAIAEFAKINGAPPAKQFTIGVIPSFFSVKIHYQPSELQIDVEPQKAIIEATPHKPIVNYQPGKVNIDMLQYPDLKIEVDETGQNGDKV encoded by the coding sequence ATGCAAATCCCTAGATTGTTAATGCAACAAACCTATGCAAAGCTGCAAATGTCGACAACTCCATCTCGTCAAGAAGTAGAGCAGCCTAGAGCGGACCTTGAAATTCAGCAGCCCAAAGCTGTTATGAATATCAAAAGGACACCGTCAAAATTAACTATAGACCAAACCGAGGCATTTGCCGATATGGATATCAAGTCAATTTTTAGGCGTTCAGAAGAATGGGCAGCCGAGGGGAAACGTGCTGTTGGAGAGGGAATGGGCAGAAGGGCAGAAGAAGGTAGTGAACTCATCAAGATCGAGAATGGTGGGAATGCAATTGCCGAGTTTGCCAAAATCAATGGTGCTCCTCCAGCCAAACAATTCACCATTGGTGTGATCCCTTCATTCTTTAGTGTGAAAATTCACTATCAGCCATCTGAGCTTCAAATTGATGTGGAGCCTCAAAAAGCTATAATAGAGGCAACGCCTCATAAACCAATCGTTAACTACCAGCCAGGTAAGGTCAATATTGATATGTTACAATACCCAGATTTAAAAATAGAAGTTGACGAAACGGGCCAAAATGGTGATAAGGTATAG
- a CDS encoding flagellar hook-associated protein 2 codes for MVNRITGFSNVFDIDEIVSKLMKTEQAPLDKMTRQKQTLEWQRDSYREVTSKVKELDDLIYKLELGRPSTYGAKKVTSSNESAVTATGSTNAASGSINVTQLATASVFKSSGTSGFTPANGTFTFEVTTPDSTKPKTVTINTADTDTIDDIVKKLNNSQLGVTAYKGQIFDGSNYVDTVALTSRTTGEGVSIKATDGNSASFFTQLGFQVDGDNKLVATTQGQKAQYEINGLKMENNNNTFEQAGITYELKGTTDKPVSLNVSTDVDTIFDKIKQFVDKYNELVEQVNGKVNEKRNRDYHPLTAEEKKAMSDKEVELWETTAKSGLLRSDSILRGGASKIRSDFYAEITTSDANKIHITQIGITTSNKYKDGGKLEIDEEKLRKAIEADPQNVSQMFISGKLNVDSKDKDKAQQQYNEQGIIYRVQNSLTAFTKSIQKKAGSTTMQLKEYVLGKDLDSLTKRMDTFQDRLKMVETRYYKKFSAMDSAIQKLNNQSGYLSQLLGQ; via the coding sequence ATGGTTAACCGAATTACTGGATTTTCAAATGTCTTTGACATTGACGAAATCGTATCAAAACTCATGAAAACAGAACAAGCACCACTTGATAAAATGACACGCCAAAAACAAACACTTGAATGGCAAAGAGACAGCTATCGTGAGGTTACCTCAAAAGTCAAAGAATTAGATGATTTAATTTACAAATTAGAATTAGGTCGTCCAAGCACATATGGCGCCAAAAAAGTGACAAGCTCAAATGAATCTGCAGTCACAGCAACTGGATCAACAAATGCTGCCTCCGGTTCAATCAATGTTACCCAACTAGCGACAGCTTCTGTCTTCAAATCGTCTGGTACTTCTGGTTTTACACCTGCAAATGGCACTTTTACATTCGAGGTGACAACACCAGATTCGACGAAACCGAAAACGGTGACAATCAATACTGCTGATACCGATACCATTGATGACATCGTGAAAAAGCTGAACAACTCACAATTAGGTGTGACAGCTTACAAAGGACAAATCTTTGACGGATCTAACTATGTCGATACGGTCGCTCTCACTTCACGGACAACAGGTGAAGGTGTCAGCATTAAAGCAACTGATGGTAATTCAGCTTCATTCTTTACTCAATTAGGCTTCCAAGTGGATGGAGATAACAAATTAGTTGCGACCACTCAAGGGCAAAAAGCACAATACGAGATTAATGGTCTGAAAATGGAAAATAACAATAATACATTTGAGCAAGCTGGTATTACGTACGAACTTAAAGGGACAACCGATAAGCCTGTCAGTTTAAACGTTTCAACAGATGTCGATACAATCTTTGATAAAATTAAACAATTTGTTGATAAATACAATGAGCTTGTTGAGCAGGTCAATGGCAAAGTTAATGAAAAAAGAAATAGAGACTATCATCCTTTAACAGCAGAAGAGAAAAAAGCAATGTCTGACAAAGAAGTGGAGCTATGGGAAACGACAGCGAAGTCTGGCTTACTGAGAAGTGATTCCATTTTACGAGGTGGTGCCTCTAAAATAAGAAGTGATTTTTATGCTGAGATTACAACAAGTGATGCAAATAAAATTCATATCACACAAATCGGAATTACCACTTCAAATAAATATAAAGATGGCGGTAAGCTTGAAATTGATGAAGAAAAATTAAGAAAAGCCATTGAAGCAGACCCGCAGAATGTCAGTCAAATGTTTATCTCGGGTAAATTAAATGTCGATTCAAAAGATAAAGACAAAGCGCAGCAGCAATATAATGAACAAGGAATTATTTATCGTGTTCAAAATTCCTTAACAGCCTTTACGAAAAGTATTCAAAAAAAGGCTGGAAGCACGACAATGCAATTAAAGGAATACGTACTTGGTAAGGACCTTGATTCTTTAACAAAAAGAATGGATACATTTCAAGATCGTTTGAAAATGGTGGAAACCCGCTATTACAAAAAGTTTAGCGCCATGGATAGCGCGATTCAAAAGCTAAACAACCAATCTGGCTATCTTTCTCAACTGCTTGGACAATAA
- the fliT gene encoding flagella biosynthesis regulatory protein FliT, with protein sequence MSIVDQLHDQTLKMAAEITANPQSDTLVEDFDAFLIERDELMRDIQHELTDQEKEKIKEIIQTDQQMAKQLTVIQNGIKADIQAIQKKKTKQLNYQNPYQPMTSDGVYYDKRK encoded by the coding sequence ATGAGTATTGTGGACCAGCTGCATGACCAAACATTAAAAATGGCAGCCGAAATAACGGCAAATCCGCAAAGTGATACCTTGGTTGAAGACTTTGATGCCTTTTTAATTGAGAGAGACGAATTAATGAGAGATATTCAGCATGAGCTGACCGATCAAGAAAAAGAAAAAATCAAAGAAATTATCCAAACGGATCAACAGATGGCGAAGCAATTAACGGTGATCCAAAATGGGATCAAAGCAGATATTCAAGCCATTCAAAAAAAGAAAACGAAACAGCTGAATTATCAAAATCCATACCAGCCTATGACGAGTGACGGCGTATATTACGATAAACGGAAATAA
- the fliS gene encoding flagellar export chaperone FliS — protein MAIQNPYAAYQKNSIETATPAELTLMLYEGCLKFIRLAKYAIQKEDAETRNVNLKKAQNIIQELNVTLNRSYDVSKSMASMYDYIYRRLIEANLQNDEEMLNEVEQYVTDFRDAWKEVIQNDRKGRHHSIGGSL, from the coding sequence ATGGCAATTCAGAACCCTTATGCCGCCTATCAGAAAAATTCTATTGAGACTGCAACACCTGCTGAGTTGACGCTTATGCTTTATGAAGGCTGCTTAAAGTTCATAAGACTCGCGAAGTATGCCATTCAAAAAGAGGATGCAGAAACGAGAAATGTGAACCTGAAAAAGGCTCAAAACATCATTCAAGAATTAAATGTCACCTTAAATCGTTCTTATGACGTATCAAAGAGTATGGCAAGTATGTATGATTACATTTATCGCAGACTGATTGAAGCTAATCTTCAAAATGACGAAGAGATGTTGAATGAAGTAGAGCAATACGTAACGGATTTTCGTGATGCGTGGAAGGAAGTTATTCAAAACGATCGAAAAGGGCGCCACCACTCTATCGGGGGATCTCTATGA
- the flaG gene encoding flagellar protein FlaG, whose amino-acid sequence MSVGKLTSLEPIIDAFQTRVSNNQNDNVNPDSQANGKVVSKEEIEKTLHGANKLIEPTQFHLQFELHEKLNEYYVKVVDNQTEEVIREIPSKEWLDFYAAMTEIVGLFVDKRM is encoded by the coding sequence ATGTCTGTTGGTAAGTTGACGTCGCTAGAGCCAATTATCGATGCATTTCAAACCCGTGTTTCTAATAACCAGAATGACAATGTAAACCCTGACTCACAAGCAAATGGCAAGGTCGTTTCAAAAGAAGAAATTGAAAAAACGCTTCATGGAGCAAACAAACTGATTGAACCCACTCAATTTCATCTGCAATTTGAATTACATGAAAAACTCAATGAATATTATGTCAAAGTCGTAGATAACCAAACAGAAGAAGTCATTAGAGAGATTCCTTCCAAGGAATGGCTTGATTTCTATGCGGCAATGACAGAGATAGTCGGTTTATTTGTAGATAAAAGGATGTAA
- the fliW gene encoding flagellar assembly protein FliW codes for MIIQTKYHGEVKIKEEQMINFSNGIPGFLDQKQFVILPLSEESPFLVLQSLKNAELGFIVSSPFLFFNQYEFDLDESVVEILEVEDANDVEVMVILTMESSIEKTTANLRAPIIVNRKNMKAKQVILHDSAYHTKHLLEVASSC; via the coding sequence ATGATCATTCAAACAAAATACCATGGTGAAGTGAAAATCAAAGAGGAGCAAATGATCAACTTCTCTAATGGAATACCAGGATTTCTGGATCAAAAACAGTTTGTCATTTTACCTTTATCAGAAGAGTCACCATTTTTAGTTCTTCAATCATTGAAAAACGCAGAGTTAGGCTTTATTGTCAGCAGTCCGTTTTTATTCTTCAACCAATATGAATTCGATCTAGACGAGTCGGTCGTAGAGATTTTGGAAGTAGAAGATGCGAATGATGTGGAAGTTATGGTGATCTTAACAATGGAATCATCTATTGAAAAAACGACAGCCAATTTAAGAGCGCCTATTATCGTGAACCGGAAAAACATGAAAGCCAAACAGGTGATTTTGCATGATTCAGCTTATCATACAAAACATTTGTTAGAGGTGGCATCCTCATGTTAG
- the csrA gene encoding carbon storage regulator CsrA encodes MLVLSRKLNQSIQIGDDIEVKIISIEGDQVKIGIEAPKYIDIHRKEVYLSIQEENNRAASLSVDLLSQLSSQKK; translated from the coding sequence ATGTTAGTTCTCTCGCGTAAATTAAACCAGTCGATTCAAATTGGCGATGATATTGAAGTCAAGATTATTTCAATCGAAGGCGATCAAGTGAAAATCGGGATTGAAGCTCCTAAGTACATTGATATTCACAGGAAAGAAGTGTACCTGTCTATTCAAGAAGAGAACAATCGTGCTGCGAGTTTATCCGTAGATCTCCTCTCTCAATTATCCTCACAAAAAAAGTGA
- the flgL gene encoding flagellar hook-associated protein FlgL has protein sequence MRVTQGMISQNSLRNISKSYEKLSKINEQAQTGRRFTKTSDDPVAAVKSLQYSTAMFRNEQYQNNLNEAQNWIDTSETSVTEIIDIMSNVRDKVLDAANGTKQPEDLAAIGVEIGQMKKQIIDAMNTQMLGKFVFNGTNTNVKPVVENADGTFTFNFENYTDANSVKSNISDGITLNVNSNPISAFGGQSASGQNVIEMLTDLENSLKNGTFANSDDALGSIDQFKEVMSAERSDLGARSNRVDLVGSRLTSQFQVLKDAKSNNEDVESEKAILDLLQQETVNRAALATTAKVIQPSLVDFLR, from the coding sequence ATGCGAGTCACACAAGGTATGATTTCTCAAAACTCACTTCGTAATATTAGTAAAAGTTATGAAAAACTTTCTAAAATAAATGAGCAGGCACAAACAGGGAGACGTTTCACAAAAACGTCTGATGATCCTGTTGCAGCAGTAAAAAGCCTTCAATATAGTACTGCCATGTTTCGAAATGAACAATATCAGAATAACTTAAATGAAGCACAAAACTGGATTGATACATCTGAAACAAGTGTCACTGAAATCATTGATATTATGTCAAATGTTCGAGATAAAGTGCTTGATGCAGCTAATGGTACAAAGCAGCCAGAAGATTTAGCAGCTATCGGAGTGGAAATTGGTCAGATGAAGAAACAAATCATTGATGCGATGAACACTCAGATGTTAGGTAAGTTCGTATTTAATGGAACAAATACAAATGTTAAACCAGTTGTCGAAAACGCAGATGGTACGTTTACGTTTAACTTTGAAAACTATACAGATGCAAATTCCGTTAAGTCGAACATTTCAGATGGTATCACTTTAAATGTGAACTCAAATCCAATTTCAGCGTTTGGTGGACAGTCTGCCAGCGGCCAAAATGTCATTGAAATGCTGACGGATTTAGAAAACTCATTGAAAAATGGAACGTTCGCAAATTCTGATGATGCGTTAGGAAGCATCGATCAGTTTAAAGAAGTGATGAGTGCTGAGCGCTCGGACTTAGGAGCGCGTTCAAATCGTGTTGACTTAGTAGGCAGCCGTTTGACTTCACAATTCCAAGTGCTCAAAGATGCTAAGTCTAATAATGAAGATGTTGAAAGTGAAAAAGCAATTCTTGATCTTCTTCAACAAGAAACTGTGAATAGAGCAGCTTTAGCAACGACGGCTAAAGTCATTCAGCCATCCCTTGTCGATTTCTTAAGATAA